Proteins from one uncultured Desulfuromonas sp. genomic window:
- a CDS encoding nucleotidyltransferase family protein, whose translation MSLRAVGLITEYNPFHTGHAYHARQARELSGAEVVVAVMSGHYVQRGEPALVDKWRRAEMALRHGVDVVIELPFPLACNSAPLFARGGVEILNAFAPALDSLCFGSEQGELEPLQALARNWQERPSDKADASHLRQGKTFPQARGESVSASTIADQPNTILGVSYLRVLDDLNSTIQPFTIQRQGHGYHDAGLDGGGFASATAIRQQMMQGNSIAGLVPGVAETMLNDAQQSGMIVDEGRWFAMLAQACLTLEEQDTSYLAPPGWAERMLHAAVNARSYQELVDAIKARHLTRTRVQRILCHLLSGVDDALIDQLAQWGTPYLTLLGATTRGEAFLSQTRKMMDRPVLGNLSRVSVRLRQFYAGQPEKLALAQRLVAIEDRMTRLYTLLLPGWQGGARQWNYYQDALRIS comes from the coding sequence ATGAGTCTACGTGCCGTCGGTCTGATCACTGAGTACAATCCGTTTCATACTGGTCATGCCTACCACGCCCGCCAGGCGCGTGAGCTCAGTGGCGCTGAGGTAGTGGTGGCGGTGATGAGTGGTCACTATGTTCAACGCGGTGAACCCGCCTTGGTCGACAAGTGGCGGCGTGCCGAAATGGCGTTGCGCCATGGTGTGGATGTGGTGATTGAACTGCCGTTTCCCCTGGCCTGCAATAGTGCGCCGTTGTTTGCTCGCGGTGGAGTGGAGATTCTTAATGCCTTTGCCCCCGCTCTTGACAGTCTGTGCTTTGGCAGCGAGCAGGGCGAGCTGGAACCGTTGCAGGCGCTGGCGCGTAACTGGCAAGAGCGTCCTTCCGATAAAGCCGATGCGTCTCACCTGCGTCAGGGGAAAACGTTTCCCCAGGCTCGTGGCGAATCCGTCAGCGCGTCAACCATTGCCGACCAGCCCAATACCATTCTTGGTGTCTCCTATCTGCGGGTCCTTGATGACCTCAATAGCACGATTCAGCCGTTCACCATTCAGCGTCAAGGCCATGGCTATCATGATGCCGGACTTGACGGTGGTGGTTTTGCCAGTGCGACAGCCATTCGTCAGCAGATGATGCAGGGAAATTCTATTGCCGGTCTGGTTCCTGGCGTGGCTGAGACGATGCTCAATGACGCTCAACAATCAGGTATGATTGTGGATGAGGGGCGGTGGTTTGCCATGCTGGCTCAGGCATGCCTGACCTTGGAGGAGCAGGACACCTCTTACCTTGCTCCGCCGGGCTGGGCTGAACGGATGCTGCACGCCGCTGTGAATGCCCGGAGTTATCAGGAACTGGTTGATGCGATTAAGGCTCGCCATCTGACCCGCACCCGTGTCCAGCGTATTCTGTGTCATCTGCTCAGTGGCGTGGATGACGCACTGATTGATCAGTTGGCGCAATGGGGTACGCCTTACCTGACCTTGCTTGGTGCCACGACCCGTGGCGAGGCATTTTTGTCGCAAACGCGCAAGATGATGGATCGTCCAGTGTTGGGTAATCTGTCACGGGTCTCCGTCCGTCTGCGGCAGTTTTACGCTGGTCAGCCGGAAAAACTGGCGTTGGCTCAGCGGTTGGTTGCCATTGAAGACCGGATGACACGTCTCTATACCTTGTTGCTGCCGGGGTGGCAGGGGGGGGCGCGGCAGTGGAATTATTATCAGGATGCTTTGCGGATTAGTTGA
- a CDS encoding TPM domain-containing protein, whose amino-acid sequence MRYLWLILFSLLLCGTSTLHAFEVPPSQGYVTDLAQLIDTSTERKLEQYLRDFENTDSTQLVVLTIPDLDGLPVEQAALEVAEQWQIGQREHDNGVLLLVARDDRKVRIEVGMGLEGRLTDLLAGRIVDQELLPRFRQGKYSDGIVAGVFAISDAVRGEYKGNGGDKKRDRNPFGLLFFLLFVLPIFLPGRRRSLFWFGGFGGGGGRGGFGGGGFSGGGGGFGGGGASGSW is encoded by the coding sequence ATGCGTTATCTATGGCTTATCTTGTTCAGCCTGCTGCTGTGCGGCACGTCCACGCTGCATGCCTTTGAGGTGCCACCCTCGCAGGGCTATGTCACCGACTTAGCTCAGCTCATCGACACCTCTACAGAGCGTAAGCTGGAACAGTACCTGCGCGACTTTGAAAACACCGACTCCACCCAACTGGTCGTGCTGACCATCCCTGATCTCGACGGACTACCGGTGGAACAGGCGGCACTGGAAGTGGCGGAACAATGGCAGATCGGTCAACGCGAACACGACAACGGTGTGTTGTTGCTGGTCGCCCGTGATGACCGCAAGGTGCGCATTGAGGTTGGTATGGGGCTTGAAGGCCGACTGACCGACCTGCTCGCCGGCCGGATTGTTGATCAGGAGCTGCTGCCCCGCTTTCGCCAGGGCAAATATTCCGACGGCATTGTTGCCGGGGTCTTTGCCATCAGTGATGCGGTACGCGGAGAGTACAAAGGCAATGGCGGCGACAAAAAGCGCGACCGCAATCCGTTTGGACTGCTGTTCTTTCTGCTGTTTGTTCTGCCGATTTTCCTGCCGGGACGACGCCGTTCCTTATTCTGGTTTGGTGGCTTCGGCGGAGGCGGCGGCCGGGGCGGCTTTGGTGGCGGCGGATTCAGCGGAGGAGGAGGCGGTTTCGGTGGCGGCGGCGCCTCGGGGAGCTGGTAG
- a CDS encoding LemA family protein, producing MFRHLLMLLIALPLLSSCGYNQIQSNEEAVFSAWGDVEATYQRRADLIPNLVETVKAYAAHEQETLQKVTAARATVGKTTLTTSDLGNAAQMQQFMQAQQQMSGALSRLLVVAERYPDLKASQNFRDLQHQLEGTENRINVARQRYNDAVQRFNTSIRTFPGNITNNLLLKLDRKEPFKAAPGSEVAPQVKF from the coding sequence ATGTTCAGACATTTACTGATGTTACTTATCGCCTTACCGCTACTTTCTTCCTGCGGTTACAACCAGATTCAAAGCAATGAAGAAGCGGTGTTCAGTGCTTGGGGCGATGTTGAAGCCACGTACCAACGCCGTGCCGACCTGATCCCCAACCTGGTGGAAACGGTGAAAGCCTATGCCGCCCACGAGCAGGAGACCCTGCAGAAAGTGACCGCAGCACGTGCCACGGTGGGTAAAACAACGTTGACCACCAGTGATCTCGGTAATGCCGCTCAGATGCAGCAATTCATGCAGGCCCAGCAACAGATGTCCGGAGCCCTGTCGCGTCTGCTGGTGGTGGCTGAGCGCTATCCCGACCTCAAAGCCAGCCAGAACTTCCGTGACCTGCAACATCAGCTCGAAGGCACGGAAAACCGCATCAACGTGGCCCGCCAGCGCTACAACGATGCTGTGCAGCGTTTCAACACCTCCATCCGCACCTTCCCCGGCAACATCACCAACAACCTGCTCCTGAAATTGGATCGCAAGGAGCCGTTTAAAGCCGCTCCCGGCAGCGAGGTTGCTCCGCAGGTGAAATTCTGA
- a CDS encoding YkgJ family cysteine cluster protein: protein MDSFDFISYHRQIRHMVKPYLADFERNSNSKKAMQHLIDRVEDDLERRLTHEDRCRVACQAGCGSCCRVNVAVLRPEAVNIADYLQKTRSAAELRDLKQRMKALRIAISGLDDDERIAVRKNCVFLDESGSCSIYPVRPLLCRSITSTSAADCRDALAMHVFGESKPVMMNLMQKNLMNVAFQGLASAMEDQGLDAHGQELTAAVLAVLVERDVLKELC from the coding sequence ATGGATAGCTTCGATTTTATCTCTTATCACAGGCAGATACGCCATATGGTTAAACCGTACCTAGCTGATTTTGAGAGAAATAGTAATTCTAAAAAGGCAATGCAGCATTTGATTGATCGGGTTGAAGACGATTTAGAACGACGTCTTACTCATGAAGATCGTTGTCGTGTTGCCTGTCAGGCCGGTTGTGGTAGTTGTTGTCGGGTGAATGTGGCCGTGTTGCGACCGGAAGCGGTTAATATTGCCGACTATTTGCAGAAAACCCGCAGCGCGGCTGAGCTGCGTGATTTGAAGCAACGGATGAAAGCTCTGCGTATTGCGATTAGTGGTCTGGATGATGATGAGCGCATTGCCGTGCGAAAAAATTGTGTGTTCCTCGATGAGTCCGGCAGTTGCAGCATCTATCCGGTGCGTCCTCTGCTGTGTCGCTCCATCACGTCCACCAGTGCTGCGGATTGTCGCGATGCTTTGGCCATGCATGTTTTTGGTGAATCAAAGCCGGTGATGATGAATTTGATGCAGAAAAATTTGATGAACGTTGCGTTTCAGGGCTTGGCCAGTGCCATGGAAGATCAGGGCCTGGATGCCCATGGTCAAGAACTGACTGCGGCAGTGCTGGCGGTGTTGGTCGAAAGAGACGTGTTGAAAGAGCTGTGTTGA
- a CDS encoding EAL domain-containing protein yields MSLYYMRTLLVKNTPSLLTGLFFVVLSVACRRLLDLPTSPWTIHLFPFLLGLLLPLPIRRHNSRRRSRILTDDSHFLRLYHTAPIMLHSMDNHGKILHVSDHWLRVLGYERHEVLGRCINEFFNEESRRRGRDEIHAKLVISGSVKDVPLQMISKQGVVHEILLSATAHYNVNGAFLCSQVVMVDMTEKQRDEQRIRQLAYEDTLTQLPNRSGLEILLRQALKISQTDNTPLAVFSLDLDHFKQINDTLGSKVGNQVLEQVAQRLKEHINDHQIVARLGGDEFVIVIPDKTNASALRLNADILLKRLSEPLTINHQELFTSVSIGIAIAPQAGADADTLLSNANQAMYQVKRNGRNDYAFFTRQMSEQALRNLQIETDLRRAVENNELELFYQPQTCSKDGKVTGLEALIRWRHPQLGLLPPMQFIPIAESSGQIIQVGHWVFRQACQQAQAWKRQGWDELRVAINISPRQFQDIHFIDKVDAIIEETGIDPSRIELEITETILMDSSQLSLNTLTDLKVRGFTVAIDDFGTGYSSLMYLKNFPIDRLKIPREFIMDIEDSIDKSCVVEAIIALSQSLKLGLVAEGVETRNQLDFLLERCHCSIQGYYFASPMTLLAVNHYISENRDQHSSFNTSLSTNTASTAAVSS; encoded by the coding sequence ATGTCTTTGTATTACATGCGCACTTTATTAGTCAAAAATACACCGTCGTTACTGACAGGACTGTTTTTTGTCGTTCTGTCTGTCGCGTGTCGGCGTCTACTCGACCTGCCAACCTCTCCGTGGACCATCCACCTGTTTCCGTTTTTACTGGGACTGCTGCTTCCACTGCCGATTCGACGTCACAACAGTCGCCGGCGTAGTCGCATATTGACAGATGACAGTCATTTCCTGCGCTTGTATCACACCGCTCCAATCATGCTGCACAGCATGGACAATCATGGAAAAATCCTCCACGTCAGCGATCACTGGCTACGTGTTCTCGGCTATGAGCGCCACGAAGTTCTCGGCCGATGTATCAATGAGTTTTTCAACGAGGAGTCGCGTCGACGCGGCCGCGATGAAATTCACGCAAAACTGGTCATTTCGGGCTCAGTCAAGGATGTCCCCCTTCAGATGATCAGCAAGCAGGGCGTGGTTCACGAGATACTGCTGTCTGCCACAGCACACTACAATGTCAACGGCGCATTTCTGTGCAGCCAGGTAGTGATGGTGGACATGACAGAGAAGCAACGCGATGAACAGCGCATCCGCCAGCTAGCCTATGAAGATACGTTGACCCAGTTACCAAATCGCAGCGGACTGGAAATTCTGTTGCGCCAAGCCCTGAAAATCAGCCAGACGGACAACACGCCGCTAGCAGTGTTTTCTTTGGATCTGGATCATTTCAAACAGATCAACGACACACTGGGTTCCAAAGTCGGCAATCAGGTGCTGGAACAGGTCGCTCAACGCCTCAAAGAACACATCAATGACCATCAAATCGTGGCTCGGCTCGGCGGCGATGAATTTGTCATTGTCATTCCGGACAAAACCAATGCATCGGCATTGCGCCTCAATGCCGACATTCTCCTCAAACGTCTGAGCGAGCCCCTGACAATCAACCATCAGGAACTGTTTACCAGTGTCAGTATCGGCATCGCCATTGCTCCGCAAGCGGGAGCTGATGCCGACACCCTGCTCAGCAACGCCAACCAGGCCATGTACCAGGTGAAGCGCAACGGTCGCAACGATTACGCCTTTTTCACTCGACAGATGTCTGAACAAGCCCTGCGGAACCTGCAGATAGAAACCGATTTGCGCCGGGCGGTTGAAAATAACGAACTTGAGTTGTTTTATCAGCCACAAACATGCAGCAAAGACGGCAAAGTTACCGGGCTTGAAGCCTTGATCCGCTGGCGGCATCCCCAGCTCGGCCTGTTGCCACCGATGCAATTCATCCCCATTGCTGAAAGCAGTGGCCAGATCATCCAGGTCGGGCATTGGGTCTTTCGCCAGGCATGCCAGCAAGCCCAAGCCTGGAAGCGCCAGGGATGGGACGAGTTGCGCGTGGCCATCAATATTTCACCACGCCAGTTTCAGGACATCCACTTCATTGACAAGGTCGATGCCATCATCGAAGAGACCGGCATTGATCCTTCGCGTATTGAGTTGGAGATTACCGAAACGATTCTGATGGATTCAAGCCAACTGAGCCTCAACACGCTGACGGATCTCAAAGTCCGTGGTTTTACCGTTGCCATTGATGACTTCGGCACCGGCTATTCGTCACTGATGTATCTGAAAAACTTCCCGATTGACCGTCTGAAAATCCCCCGGGAATTTATTATGGATATTGAAGACAGCATCGATAAAAGCTGTGTTGTCGAAGCGATTATTGCCCTGTCGCAATCCCTCAAGCTTGGACTGGTTGCGGAAGGAGTTGAAACCCGTAATCAGCTCGATTTTTTGCTTGAGCGCTGCCACTGCAGCATCCAGGGCTATTACTTTGCCAGCCCCATGACGTTACTGGCCGTTAATCACTATATCAGCGAAAACCGCGATCAACACAGCTCTTTCAACACGTCTCTTTCGACCAACACCGCCAGCACTGCCGCAGTCAGTTCTTGA
- the rpsU gene encoding 30S ribosomal protein S21 translates to MEIQVLDNNVEKAIRVLKRKLQQEGLFREMKQRKFYEKPSVKRKRKEKEAQRRLRKKMRMMNTD, encoded by the coding sequence GTGGAAATTCAAGTTCTTGACAACAACGTTGAAAAGGCGATTCGCGTTCTTAAGCGTAAATTGCAACAAGAGGGACTTTTCCGTGAAATGAAGCAGCGCAAGTTTTACGAGAAACCGAGCGTAAAACGCAAGCGTAAGGAAAAAGAAGCTCAACGTCGTCTGCGTAAAAAAATGCGCATGATGAACACGGACTGA
- a CDS encoding MarR family transcriptional regulator — protein sequence MNKNEETFRAIIARVSELSKIYTQLEAAPRTFGSNHKLHCVEIHLIEAIGTFGETNTTELAKHLSVTKGAISQKIAKLSKLGLVQKSGHGPDKRSYSITLTQEGVVAFEGHARFHQEIFEAFVADNLDQSKQDLLHLEQGLEQLVKTFSRF from the coding sequence ATGAACAAAAACGAAGAGACGTTTAGAGCAATCATCGCGCGTGTCAGTGAGTTGTCAAAAATCTATACTCAGCTGGAGGCTGCCCCGCGCACATTTGGTTCTAATCATAAATTGCATTGTGTCGAGATTCACCTGATCGAGGCCATTGGAACATTTGGTGAAACAAATACGACTGAGCTGGCAAAGCATCTGTCCGTTACCAAAGGAGCTATCTCACAAAAGATCGCAAAACTGAGCAAATTGGGACTGGTTCAGAAATCAGGTCATGGTCCTGATAAACGAAGTTATTCCATCACCTTGACCCAAGAAGGTGTTGTTGCCTTTGAAGGGCATGCGCGGTTTCACCAGGAAATTTTTGAAGCCTTTGTCGCCGATAATCTCGATCAGTCGAAACAGGATTTATTGCACTTGGAACAGGGGCTGGAACAGTTGGTAAAAACCTTTTCTCGATTCTGA
- a CDS encoding flavodoxin domain-containing protein: protein MKILNMYFSATGNTAKVANTIGRVAEESGHHVDTVEAKKGLEVNFLDYDFIFIGSGVYHWLPGKPLMSLIGNACTAYRAKGKLPLNAPRRNHIKAVTYCTYGGTHTGINEAYPTTLWLKQFFDHLGIEVMNSWHIVGEFHGKLKELSLGGRLGDIRNRPNEADLQEVAQMTEGILTGCSSEPLDAGKHGSAINDHADWC, encoded by the coding sequence ATGAAGATTTTAAACATGTATTTTTCGGCAACGGGCAATACGGCCAAGGTTGCCAACACGATTGGACGGGTCGCCGAAGAATCAGGCCATCATGTTGACACCGTAGAGGCTAAAAAAGGGCTGGAAGTGAATTTTTTAGACTATGATTTTATCTTCATCGGCTCAGGTGTTTATCACTGGTTGCCGGGCAAGCCGCTGATGTCGCTAATCGGGAACGCCTGCACGGCATACCGGGCGAAGGGTAAATTGCCGCTGAATGCCCCAAGACGAAACCATATTAAAGCCGTAACCTATTGCACTTATGGCGGCACCCACACCGGCATCAACGAAGCCTACCCCACAACGCTCTGGCTAAAACAGTTTTTTGATCACCTCGGCATTGAAGTGATGAATTCCTGGCATATCGTTGGTGAATTTCACGGCAAACTCAAAGAGCTCTCCCTCGGCGGTCGGTTAGGTGACATCAGAAATCGACCCAATGAAGCCGATCTGCAAGAAGTTGCGCAAATGACGGAAGGTATCCTGACGGGCTGCTCTTCTGAGCCCTTGGACGCGGGAAAGCACGGTTCGGCAATTAATGATCATGCTGATTGGTGCTAA
- a CDS encoding alpha/beta hydrolase: protein MTEWDLPEVYHFNERAVRYGRCGNGPPVVLVHGTPWSSFNLRHLIASLSKDFAVYYYDLIGYGQSEKSPGDVSLGIQNQVLNALLDHWGLQHPAIIGHDFGGTTVLRTHLINGRNFDKIVLIDPVVISPWGSPFFQHVKTHEAAFAGVPDYIHEAIVRAYITTAAHIPIDAKTLERTISAWTGADGKAAFYRQIAQANSGYTDEVQPLYAQITRPILILWGREDQWIPMEQGKVLQDMIPGSSFHVIPDAGHLVIEEKPDQLIEKILPFFETTHYVARETKDTPPYR, encoded by the coding sequence ATGACAGAATGGGATCTGCCGGAAGTTTATCATTTCAACGAAAGGGCTGTCCGCTATGGACGATGCGGCAACGGGCCTCCTGTTGTCCTGGTTCATGGTACCCCCTGGTCGTCCTTCAACTTGCGTCATTTGATTGCATCGTTATCAAAAGACTTCGCGGTCTATTATTATGATCTTATCGGCTATGGTCAGTCGGAGAAATCGCCCGGTGATGTTTCGCTTGGGATACAGAACCAGGTACTGAATGCGCTTTTAGACCATTGGGGGCTTCAGCACCCAGCCATAATCGGCCATGACTTCGGCGGCACGACAGTTCTTCGCACGCACCTCATCAATGGTCGCAATTTCGATAAAATCGTCCTGATTGATCCCGTCGTGATTTCTCCGTGGGGTTCGCCCTTCTTCCAGCATGTCAAAACCCACGAGGCTGCTTTTGCCGGTGTTCCGGATTATATTCATGAGGCCATCGTTCGCGCCTATATCACTACGGCTGCGCATATTCCCATAGATGCTAAAACTCTGGAGAGGACCATCTCTGCGTGGACAGGAGCGGACGGCAAGGCTGCGTTTTACCGGCAAATCGCCCAGGCGAACTCAGGGTATACGGACGAGGTGCAGCCCCTTTACGCCCAGATTACGCGACCGATTTTGATCCTGTGGGGACGTGAGGACCAGTGGATACCGATGGAACAGGGGAAAGTTTTACAGGACATGATTCCAGGCTCATCATTCCATGTCATCCCCGACGCCGGACATCTGGTGATCGAAGAGAAACCCGATCAGCTTATTGAAAAGATTCTTCCCTTTTTCGAAACCACGCATTACGTAGCAAGAGAAACGAAAGATACTCCGCCCTATCGATAA
- a CDS encoding class I SAM-dependent methyltransferase, translating into MPPNKDYWFNEGSKKLFTHPLLKDWLTRIEADANIVDLGCGYGRLTPELQKLGFTCLYGYDFSLPLIQRARQENPAASYTTDIAALTARDYDLVICFALFTCCPSDAEQSQLASLIDTITEQGATLYISDYETDDNPHYGARYEQRELNCYGCFKSGTATFRHHDAGHFDRLFQDWDKTAERTLVGRTLNGNPITMHQYLFTKKQADNGT; encoded by the coding sequence ATGCCACCAAACAAAGATTACTGGTTCAACGAAGGGTCCAAGAAATTATTTACGCACCCCCTGTTGAAAGATTGGCTGACACGCATCGAGGCCGATGCCAACATTGTTGACCTGGGCTGTGGGTATGGACGCCTTACCCCTGAACTTCAAAAGCTGGGGTTCACCTGTCTTTATGGATACGATTTCAGCTTGCCGCTCATCCAAAGAGCCCGCCAGGAAAATCCAGCGGCCTCTTATACGACAGATATTGCTGCCCTGACCGCCAGGGACTATGATCTGGTGATCTGTTTTGCTCTGTTCACCTGTTGCCCCTCTGATGCGGAGCAATCACAGCTCGCGTCATTGATTGACACGATCACGGAGCAAGGTGCAACGCTGTACATCAGCGATTACGAAACCGACGACAATCCACATTACGGCGCGCGCTATGAGCAGAGGGAATTGAATTGCTACGGCTGCTTCAAGTCGGGCACGGCAACGTTTCGCCACCATGATGCAGGTCATTTTGATCGCCTTTTCCAAGACTGGGACAAGACGGCGGAAAGAACGTTGGTGGGTCGCACCCTTAACGGCAACCCCATTACCATGCATCAATATTTATTCACAAAAAAACAGGCCGACAATGGCACATAG
- a CDS encoding GNAT family N-acetyltransferase, with product MHYSEVKANDVPIALLLEADPSEHIIRSYLDDSWCFVATLDGQVVGACIAKTIGTGIAEIFNISVYPEFQKRGIGSGLLRFSLQALADKKIKRVELSTGTFGYQLAYYQRAGFRVETVVKDYFLKTYPEPIIENGIQLKDMLRLYISLEPCP from the coding sequence ATGCACTACAGCGAAGTCAAAGCGAATGACGTTCCTATTGCTCTCCTGCTTGAAGCGGATCCTTCAGAGCACATAATCCGTTCGTATCTTGATGACTCATGGTGCTTTGTCGCCACGCTTGATGGGCAAGTCGTCGGTGCCTGTATCGCCAAAACCATCGGCACCGGCATTGCGGAGATTTTTAACATTTCGGTGTATCCAGAGTTTCAAAAACGGGGGATCGGTTCCGGGTTATTGCGGTTTTCATTGCAGGCATTGGCAGATAAAAAGATAAAGCGGGTAGAGCTGTCGACCGGGACGTTCGGCTACCAACTGGCCTATTATCAAAGAGCTGGCTTCAGAGTCGAGACTGTGGTCAAAGATTATTTTTTAAAAACTTACCCCGAGCCGATCATTGAAAACGGTATCCAACTCAAAGACATGCTAAGGTTATACATCTCCCTTGAACCCTGCCCATGA
- a CDS encoding restriction endonuclease, protein MKLESINLSAWQKEFVDGFASSDRQRSVLIAAAGTGKTVASLKAVEERLKVRPTGKIIVVSDRLALRDQWSHAANSYGIAIKSELNGGPVLEGISTTYQSLANKEHLSVIEEIASRGSLLMIVDEADRFQKKAVTLCEQLLGMDRRNQCLFVSRQPLLGLEAEDTYKFGHEYLFEPKLIHLPSTQIQIARFAPSIGLLNELRLRTTNLDQMSWREFEVLVSELLESDGYEIELMSGTKDGGVDVVAYKDLGEAGLFKTLWQAKKYKTSRKIGIETMRELADVRNEHNASKAFIVTSSYLTAGALARVQRDEYVLGKVDRDDLQAWIHRKLYE, encoded by the coding sequence GTGAAGTTAGAGTCAATCAATCTCTCTGCTTGGCAAAAAGAATTTGTTGATGGATTTGCTAGTTCTGATCGACAGAGGAGTGTATTGATTGCAGCTGCAGGCACCGGGAAAACTGTTGCGTCTCTAAAAGCTGTAGAAGAGCGACTGAAGGTCCGCCCTACAGGAAAAATTATTGTCGTTTCTGATCGTCTAGCTCTCCGAGACCAATGGAGTCATGCAGCAAATAGCTATGGCATTGCAATAAAGAGCGAGTTAAATGGCGGGCCAGTTTTGGAGGGCATATCTACTACTTATCAATCCCTGGCTAATAAAGAGCACTTAAGTGTAATCGAAGAAATAGCGTCTCGTGGAAGCCTCTTGATGATTGTCGATGAGGCGGATCGCTTCCAGAAAAAGGCAGTTACTCTTTGCGAGCAGCTGCTGGGCATGGATCGCCGCAATCAATGCCTTTTTGTTTCCCGTCAACCCTTGCTCGGTTTAGAAGCTGAAGATACCTACAAGTTTGGCCATGAATATCTTTTTGAGCCAAAACTAATTCACCTCCCAAGCACTCAGATCCAAATAGCTAGGTTTGCGCCAAGTATCGGGTTACTCAATGAATTGAGGTTGCGCACCACCAACCTAGATCAAATGAGTTGGCGCGAGTTTGAAGTACTGGTTTCCGAATTACTAGAATCTGACGGTTATGAAATTGAACTTATGTCAGGCACTAAGGATGGTGGCGTTGATGTTGTTGCTTACAAAGACTTAGGGGAAGCTGGACTATTCAAAACGCTTTGGCAGGCCAAGAAATACAAGACCTCGAGAAAAATCGGTATTGAAACAATGCGAGAACTCGCCGATGTGCGTAACGAACACAATGCAAGTAAGGCTTTCATAGTTACTTCCAGTTATTTAACTGCTGGAGCGCTCGCTCGCGTGCAACGCGATGAGTATGTTTTAGGCAAAGTGGATCGAGATGACCTCCAAGCATGGATACATCGAAAACTCTACGAATGA